Below is a window of Oceanipulchritudo coccoides DNA.
TCCCTGGAAAGTGCGGTTGTTTTCTTCGAAATTTCCCAGTCCAATTTCGACCTTTTTAAATTCCGATCCCCCTTCATGCAGGGCGATGGGCAGAAGTTCCGTTTCAAGGGGTCTGTCGGTTCCTCCTCAAACGAGGTTGTCCTTGCCTTTGAAGAACCCTGGCTCTTTGAGCGCCGCCTCGCATTCGGATTTGAGCTTTTTCGCCGTGAGACAGACTTCAACAGCTCCACTTACAACGAGCTGCGCACAGGGGTGGAACTTTACCTCCGCAAGCGTCTCTTTGGCTTGATCAATGGCCAGGTCGCGTACCGGTATGAAATTGTCGACCTTCAGGACGTTACCGCTGTCGCCCCTGAATTGATCCGGACAGAGGCTGAAAGCAGTCCCCGCTCCATCTCCAAAGTCACATTTACCCTGTGGAGGGACACGCGTAATGATCTGATCTTCACAACGCGGGGAAGCCGGATTTCACTGGCCACAACCTTTGCCGGGGTCGGTGGCGACACAGAATATATCAAGGTAGAGGGGCGCAGTGCATTCTTCCTCCCGACCTTTGAGTTTGGTGATCAGGTCCTTTCCATTTTGGGCCGGGTTGGATCACTCTGGGAATATAGTGATCAGGCTGTCCCTTTCTTCGACCGTTTTTACCTTGGTGGCCCGGATTCTGTTCGCGGCTTTGACTATCGGGAAGTCGGGCCAGTTGACAGCCGCGAGCCAGTCGGGGGCAACTCCTATGGTTTTGGGAGCCTTGAATACTCCATCAAGGTGGCGGATCCACTCCGTTTGGCTATCTTTTACGATTGGGGCTTCGTCAATGTGGATGACTTCGATTTCAGTCCCTCCACCTATAATGACAATTGGGGGATCGGAATTCGCCTCCTCGTGCTCGGCAATCCGCTCCGGCTGGATTTCGGTATCCCGATCACCACAACCCAGATTCTCGATGAAAACGGCAATGTCATTTCGGACAATGACGATGGCAGCCAATTCCATTTCTCCTTCGGAACCCGTTTTTAATTTGAACAAAGACCGGTTTACCGGGGTCTGTTCATCATTGACCTTTAACGCAAATCCAACACAAGATCGAACCAATGACACATGTTAAGAAATACCTCCTGCCTGTCTTCCTGATGGGCGCCCTCGTTTTTAATCTGGCTTCTGCTGAGATGACGGTTGTGACCGTCAGTATGCAAAAGCTCTTCGACGGGTATTATAAATCCGGCGAGGCCAACCAGCGTCTGGAAAGCATCCGGGAGCAGGCCGTGGCAGAAGCACAGGACAAGGAAAAGGAACTGCAGGAAATGGCTGAGCAAATCCGCTCCATGCAGGAAGAGCTTCAGAATCCAGTCCTTTCCGAAGACTCCAAGGCTGAAAAGCAGGGTGAGCTCCAGGCACTCGCCGAGCAGGGCCGTGCCAAGCAGGCTGAATTCCAGCAGTGGCAGCAGCAGACCATGGGCAATCTCAACCAGCGCAGCCAGGAAATCCGGAACACGCTGATTGAAGAGATCGTCAAAATCGTCAACGACATTGCCCTCAAGGATCACAGCGCTGACCTCGTTTTCGACACTTCCGACATCCTCGGAAGCGGCGTTCCAACCGTCCTTTATGCGGACTCGGATCTCGACATCACCGATGAAGTGATGATCAAGCTCAACGCTGACGCACCGAATAACTAAGCAGTTTTATACCCTTTATCATCAGCCCCGATCGCCATGTTGTGCGGTCGGGGCTTTTTGTTGCATAAAAACATTTGAATCCTTTCTCCCGAGCGAACAAGTTCTAGGCATGAAATGGAGCCTGACCGTGACGGAATTGCTTGACTGGCTGGGAAATCCAGTGGCTGAGGGGAAATATGACGGTGAGATCACGGGAATTGCCGACCTGCGGGAGGCAGTGCCTGGAGATTTGACATTCTTATCGACTGGAAAATATGCCAAGCATCTCGATGATTCAGCGGCGAGTGTGGTCCTGCTTTCGGAGGATCAAGCGGGCTCTCCAGCGGGGAACCAAGTCTGGGTCCGGGTCAAGGATCCCTCGCTTGCCTTGGGAACGGTTTGTGAGCACCTCGAGCGAGTCCTCATTCCAGCCCTTCAGACAGGGATTCATTCAACCGCTATCGTTGACCCGACGGCTGAAATCGATCCATCTGCCTCGATTGGGCCCAATTGTCTCATTGGGGCAAACGCGCGGATTGCCAAGGGCGCTATACTTGATTCCAACGTGCGGGTTGAGCATGGAGCCACTGTCGGGGAAGGAACACACCTGCATCACTCTGTCGTCATTGGCTGGGGTTGCGTCGTCGGAAAGGCCTGTTGCCTCTTTCCCGGAGCGGTCATCGGGGCGGACGGATTTGGGTTTCACTCGGACAAGACCGGCCACCACCGCCTGGCCCAGATTGGTAAGGTTGTCATCGAGGACAGCGTGGAAGTGGGCGCTAATGCCTGCATCGACCGGGCCCGGTTTTCGGAGACCCGGATTGGGGAAGGGACGAAAATCGATAATCTCGTCCAGATTGGCC
It encodes the following:
- a CDS encoding OmpH family outer membrane protein, encoding MTHVKKYLLPVFLMGALVFNLASAEMTVVTVSMQKLFDGYYKSGEANQRLESIREQAVAEAQDKEKELQEMAEQIRSMQEELQNPVLSEDSKAEKQGELQALAEQGRAKQAEFQQWQQQTMGNLNQRSQEIRNTLIEEIVKIVNDIALKDHSADLVFDTSDILGSGVPTVLYADSDLDITDEVMIKLNADAPNN
- the lpxD gene encoding UDP-3-O-(3-hydroxymyristoyl)glucosamine N-acyltransferase; the encoded protein is MKWSLTVTELLDWLGNPVAEGKYDGEITGIADLREAVPGDLTFLSTGKYAKHLDDSAASVVLLSEDQAGSPAGNQVWVRVKDPSLALGTVCEHLERVLIPALQTGIHSTAIVDPTAEIDPSASIGPNCLIGANARIAKGAILDSNVRVEHGATVGEGTHLHHSVVIGWGCVVGKACCLFPGAVIGADGFGFHSDKTGHHRLAQIGKVVIEDSVEVGANACIDRARFSETRIGEGTKIDNLVQIGHNVKVGKHCIICACIGISGSAELGNFVVLAGQVGIAGHLKIGDGVTATGQSGITKDIPPGTVLSGTPARPHREELRKQVLLKKLPELAERLKAIEDKL